From Microlunatus capsulatus, a single genomic window includes:
- the radA gene encoding DNA repair protein RadA has translation MAKTTTRPAFTCTECGWTSAKWVGRCNECLTWGSVVEQGAPKLASVRSSVPVAKAVPISQVSADAATRTLTGVGELDRVLGAGVVPGAVLLLAGEPGVGKSTLLLEVAARWAKAGRRTLYVSGEESAAQVRLRAGRTDALADELYLAAETDLGTVLGHIEEVAPSLMVLDSVQTVGTAEADGSPGGVTQVREVTGALVRVAKRRGMAVIIVGHVTKDGAIAGPRLLEHLVDVVLAFEGDRHSGFRMVRATKNRFGPADEVGCFEMGEQGIVEVPDPSGLFTSRHAEPVPGTCVAVTMEGRRPLLAELQALVAPSPLPQARRTMHGVDTGRIAMVLAVLERRCRVKLYDRDVYVSTVGGAKVADPSADLAAALAIASAATGTTIPHGVVALGEVGLAGELRRVPGTDRRLAEAARLGFTEAVVPAERGQARDRMPSVQHGLRVHAAATLQQALDAVGLLPRRGSGSAPSADVG, from the coding sequence ATGGCGAAGACGACGACGCGTCCGGCGTTCACCTGCACCGAGTGCGGCTGGACCTCGGCCAAGTGGGTGGGCCGCTGCAACGAGTGCCTGACCTGGGGCAGCGTCGTCGAGCAGGGCGCTCCCAAGCTGGCCTCGGTGCGCTCCTCGGTGCCGGTGGCCAAGGCCGTGCCGATCAGCCAGGTGAGCGCCGACGCGGCCACCCGCACGCTCACCGGCGTCGGCGAGCTGGACCGGGTGCTGGGCGCCGGCGTCGTGCCCGGCGCCGTCCTGCTGCTGGCGGGCGAGCCGGGCGTCGGCAAGTCCACGCTGCTGCTGGAGGTCGCGGCCCGCTGGGCCAAGGCCGGCCGGCGCACCCTCTACGTCAGCGGCGAGGAGTCCGCGGCCCAGGTGCGGCTGCGGGCCGGCCGGACCGACGCCCTCGCCGACGAGCTCTACCTGGCGGCCGAGACCGACCTGGGCACCGTGCTGGGCCACATCGAGGAGGTCGCGCCGTCGCTGATGGTCCTCGACTCGGTGCAGACGGTCGGCACCGCCGAGGCCGACGGCTCCCCCGGCGGGGTGACGCAGGTCCGCGAGGTGACCGGCGCGCTGGTCCGGGTGGCCAAGCGTCGCGGGATGGCCGTCATCATCGTCGGCCACGTCACCAAGGACGGCGCCATCGCCGGGCCCCGCCTGCTGGAGCACCTGGTCGACGTCGTGCTGGCCTTCGAGGGCGACCGGCACTCCGGCTTCCGGATGGTCCGGGCCACCAAGAACCGCTTCGGCCCGGCCGACGAGGTCGGCTGCTTCGAGATGGGCGAGCAGGGCATCGTCGAGGTCCCCGACCCGTCCGGGCTGTTCACCTCCCGGCACGCCGAGCCCGTGCCCGGCACCTGCGTCGCGGTGACGATGGAGGGCCGCCGGCCGCTGCTGGCCGAGCTGCAGGCCCTCGTCGCGCCGTCCCCGCTGCCCCAGGCCCGGCGCACCATGCACGGGGTCGACACCGGCCGGATCGCCATGGTGCTCGCCGTGCTGGAGCGCCGCTGCCGGGTGAAGCTGTACGACCGCGACGTCTACGTCTCCACCGTCGGCGGCGCGAAGGTCGCGGACCCCTCGGCCGACCTGGCGGCGGCCCTGGCCATCGCCTCGGCCGCGACGGGCACCACCATCCCGCACGGCGTGGTGGCCCTGGGCGAGGTCGGGCTGGCCGGCGAGCTGCGCCGGGTGCCCGGCACCGACCGGCGGCTGGCCGAGGCCGCCCGGCTCGGCTTCACCGAGGCGGTCGTCCCGGCCGAGAGGGGCCAGGCCCGTGACCGGATGCCGTCAGTGCAGCACGGCCTGCGGGTGCACGCCGCCGCGACCCTGCAGCAGGCGCTCGACGCCGTCGGGCTGCTGCCCCGGCGCGGGTCCGGGAGCGCCCCCAGCGCGGACGTCGGGTGA
- a CDS encoding histidinol-phosphate transaminase: MPVRIRPAVAALPAYKPGRPAPAGSTGPAYKLSSNENPYPPLPGVLAATEAAVAGMNRYPDLANTAMAAAVGARLGVAPESLAFGTGSVAVLYHLLAAVCEPGDEVVFAWRSFEAYPIAVQITGATPVRVPLGPGAEHDLDALHAAITPATRVVMLCTPNNPTGPAIPHDALLRFLDAVPEDVLVMVDEAYVEFVDDPAAVRGLEVLRDRPGVAVLRTFSKAYGLAGFRVGYCVAEPALAAAVRAVSLPFGISVAAQAAVLASLEAEPALQARVEALVGARTGLRDGLRGLGFDVPDAQGNFVWLPAGPLTTAYGEAFAAGGVVVRPYAAGEPGDGVRVTVGEDAANARVLEVAAGLPRP; the protein is encoded by the coding sequence ATGCCGGTCCGCATCCGTCCCGCCGTCGCCGCCCTGCCCGCCTACAAGCCGGGCCGACCGGCCCCCGCGGGCTCGACCGGACCGGCCTACAAGCTGTCGAGCAACGAGAACCCCTACCCGCCGCTGCCGGGCGTGCTGGCGGCCACCGAGGCCGCGGTGGCGGGCATGAACCGCTACCCCGACCTGGCCAACACCGCGATGGCCGCCGCGGTCGGCGCCCGGCTGGGGGTCGCCCCGGAGTCGCTGGCCTTCGGCACCGGCTCGGTCGCCGTCCTCTACCACCTGCTGGCCGCCGTCTGCGAGCCCGGCGACGAGGTCGTCTTCGCCTGGCGCAGCTTCGAGGCCTACCCGATCGCGGTGCAGATCACCGGGGCCACGCCCGTCCGGGTGCCGCTGGGCCCGGGCGCGGAGCACGACCTCGACGCCCTGCACGCGGCCATCACCCCGGCCACCCGCGTCGTCATGCTCTGCACGCCCAACAACCCCACCGGTCCGGCTATCCCGCACGACGCGCTGCTGCGCTTCCTCGACGCGGTCCCCGAGGACGTGCTGGTGATGGTCGACGAGGCCTACGTCGAGTTCGTCGACGACCCGGCCGCCGTCCGCGGGCTGGAGGTGCTGCGCGACCGGCCGGGCGTCGCCGTGCTGCGGACGTTCTCCAAGGCCTACGGGCTGGCGGGCTTCCGGGTGGGCTACTGCGTGGCCGAGCCGGCGCTGGCCGCCGCCGTCCGAGCGGTGTCGCTGCCCTTCGGCATCTCGGTGGCCGCGCAGGCGGCCGTGCTGGCCAGCCTGGAGGCCGAGCCGGCGCTGCAGGCCCGGGTCGAGGCGCTCGTCGGGGCGCGGACCGGCCTGCGCGACGGACTGCGCGGGCTCGGCTTCGACGTGCCCGACGCCCAGGGCAACTTCGTCTGGCTGCCCGCCGGGCCGCTCACCACCGCCTACGGCGAGGCCTTCGCCGCCGGCGGGGTCGTCGTCCGGCCCTACGCGGCGGGCGAGCCCGGCGACGGGGTGCGGGTCACCGTCGGCGAGGACGCCGCCAACGCGCGGGTGCTCGAGGTCGCGGCAGGGCTCCCCCGGCCCTGA
- a CDS encoding DUF6069 family protein, whose product MSAAPGLVAVERGRPRSVLVVVTVLVALAVDLLIFAVGRLAGGSYRFTAGDAPAEVDALTVAGFTVVPLAIGLTLAAVLSRRWPKVLLVALVVAPVLALVSVPLLTLPADFDGTSTVALALCHVALAVIAVLALLRLRRLDPHRPV is encoded by the coding sequence GTGAGCGCCGCCCCGGGCCTGGTCGCGGTGGAGCGCGGCCGGCCGCGCTCGGTCCTCGTCGTGGTGACGGTGCTGGTCGCGCTGGCGGTCGACCTGCTCATCTTCGCGGTCGGCCGGCTGGCCGGCGGGAGCTACCGTTTCACCGCGGGCGACGCGCCCGCCGAGGTGGACGCCCTGACCGTCGCCGGCTTCACCGTGGTCCCGCTCGCGATCGGGCTCACCCTGGCCGCGGTGCTGTCCCGGCGGTGGCCGAAGGTGCTCCTGGTGGCGCTGGTGGTCGCCCCGGTGCTGGCGCTGGTCAGCGTCCCGCTGCTGACCCTGCCCGCCGACTTCGACGGCACCAGCACCGTCGCGCTGGCGCTCTGCCACGTGGCCCTGGCCGTCATCGCCGTCCTGGCCCTGCTGCGGCTCCGCCGGCTGGACCCGCACCGCCCGGTCTGA
- a CDS encoding VOC family protein: protein MHLDHLSFAAGPEGLDATTQRLSALLGTPFHEGGFHPRFGTRNKILPMTDGQYLEVVEVLDHPAADKAPFGQAVRARSEDGGGWLGWVVSVDDIAPVEERLGRAAVEGHRVLADGTRLEWQQLGIKGLQSDPQLPFFVRWRSDPAVHPSHGGREVELLRLEIAGDRERVDDWLGGRSDTILHDVDIDWIAPNGQPGLVAALFSTPRGEVRI, encoded by the coding sequence ATGCATCTCGATCACCTGTCGTTCGCCGCCGGGCCCGAAGGCCTCGACGCGACGACGCAGCGGCTCAGCGCCCTGCTGGGGACGCCGTTCCACGAGGGCGGCTTCCACCCGCGGTTCGGCACCCGCAACAAGATCCTGCCCATGACCGACGGCCAGTACCTCGAGGTCGTCGAGGTCCTCGACCACCCCGCCGCCGACAAGGCCCCCTTCGGCCAGGCCGTCCGCGCCCGGTCCGAGGACGGCGGCGGCTGGCTCGGCTGGGTCGTCTCCGTCGACGACATCGCCCCCGTGGAGGAGCGGCTGGGCCGCGCCGCCGTCGAGGGCCACCGCGTGCTCGCCGACGGCACCCGCCTGGAGTGGCAGCAGCTCGGCATCAAGGGCCTGCAGTCCGACCCGCAGCTGCCCTTCTTCGTCCGCTGGCGCAGCGACCCGGCCGTGCACCCCTCGCACGGCGGTCGCGAGGTCGAGCTGCTCCGGCTCGAGATCGCCGGCGACCGCGAGCGGGTGGACGACTGGCTCGGCGGGCGCTCGGACACGATCCTGCACGACGTCGACATCGACTGGATCGCGCCGAACGGCCAGCCCGGCCTGGTGGCAGCCCTGTTCAGCACGCCGCGCGGCGAGGTGCGGATCTAG